From Eptesicus fuscus isolate TK198812 chromosome 13, DD_ASM_mEF_20220401, whole genome shotgun sequence, the proteins below share one genomic window:
- the CDK2AP2 gene encoding cyclin-dependent kinase 2-associated protein 2 isoform X1: protein MSYKPIAPAPSSTPGSSTPGPGTPVPTAGSVPSPSGSVPGAAAPFRPLFNDFGPPSMGYVQAMKPPGAQGSQSTYTDLLSVIEEMGKEIRPTYAGSKSAMERLKRAPTTQHLTQDFSPLCPSPLLPQQGFRRPVTSLPCLLGHSLSFLSVSFAKHVLFCINKR from the exons ATGTCCTACAAACCCatcgcccccgcccccagcagcacCCCGGGTTCCAGCACCCCTGGGCCCGGCACCCCAGTCCCTACAG CCGGAAGTGTCCCCTCGCCATCGGGCTCGGTGCCTGGAGCTGCTGCCCCTTTCAGACCACTGTTTAACGACTTTGGACCGCCCTCCATGGGCTATGTGCAG GCAATGAAGCCACCCGGCgcccagggctcccagagcaCCTACACGGACTTGTTGTCGGTCATAGAGGAGATGGGCAAAGAGATCCGGCCCACCTATGCCGGCAGCAAGAGCGCCATGGAGCGCCTGAAGAGAG CCCCCACGACTCAGCACTTAACCCAGGACTTCTCACCACTTTGTCccagcccccttctcccccagcagGGCTTCAGAAGGCCTGTCACCTCCCTGCCTTGTCTCCTGGGCCATAGCCTCTCTTTTCTCAGTGTGTCTTTTGCTAAACATGTCCttttttgtataaataaaagataa
- the CDK2AP2 gene encoding cyclin-dependent kinase 2-associated protein 2 isoform X2, which translates to MSYKPIAPAPSSTPGSSTPGPGTPVPTAGSVPSPSGSVPGAAAPFRPLFNDFGPPSMGYVQAMKPPGAQGSQSTYTDLLSVIEEMGKEIRPTYAGSKSAMERLKRGIIHARALVRECLAETERNART; encoded by the exons ATGTCCTACAAACCCatcgcccccgcccccagcagcacCCCGGGTTCCAGCACCCCTGGGCCCGGCACCCCAGTCCCTACAG CCGGAAGTGTCCCCTCGCCATCGGGCTCGGTGCCTGGAGCTGCTGCCCCTTTCAGACCACTGTTTAACGACTTTGGACCGCCCTCCATGGGCTATGTGCAG GCAATGAAGCCACCCGGCgcccagggctcccagagcaCCTACACGGACTTGTTGTCGGTCATAGAGGAGATGGGCAAAGAGATCCGGCCCACCTATGCCGGCAGCAAGAGCGCCATGGAGCGCCTGAAGAGAG gcatcaTCCATGCCCGGGCCCTAGTCAGAGAGTGCCTGGCAGAGACAGAGCGGAACGCCCGCACGTAA
- the CDK2AP2 gene encoding cyclin-dependent kinase 2-associated protein 2 isoform X3 has protein sequence MGYVQAMKPPGAQGSQSTYTDLLSVIEEMGKEIRPTYAGSKSAMERLKRAPTTQHLTQDFSPLCPSPLLPQQGFRRPVTSLPCLLGHSLSFLSVSFAKHVLFCINKR, from the exons ATGGGCTATGTGCAG GCAATGAAGCCACCCGGCgcccagggctcccagagcaCCTACACGGACTTGTTGTCGGTCATAGAGGAGATGGGCAAAGAGATCCGGCCCACCTATGCCGGCAGCAAGAGCGCCATGGAGCGCCTGAAGAGAG CCCCCACGACTCAGCACTTAACCCAGGACTTCTCACCACTTTGTCccagcccccttctcccccagcagGGCTTCAGAAGGCCTGTCACCTCCCTGCCTTGTCTCCTGGGCCATAGCCTCTCTTTTCTCAGTGTGTCTTTTGCTAAACATGTCCttttttgtataaataaaagataa